The genome window TGTATTTAAAAAACTGGAAGAAAATCTAAAAACAAAATATAGAGGATTGTAATGAAAAAAGTAGTTTATGGAGTTCTCTTAACATTTTTCCTTATTTTAACAGGCTGCGAAGATAAACCTTCTGATGAGCTTGTAAAAAAGCAGTTAGAAAGTCTTAGTATAATAGGAGAAGTGAAAAACTACAAAAGAATAAATGGCTACAAAGACGGAAACTACTACATTGTAGAATATGAATATGACCTATATATTGATAAGCAAAAAATAAAAGAATTATCAAACAAAATGAAAGGCTCTTTCTTTTCAGAAATCCAACTAAGTGCCTTATTAATGGGAATAGTTTTGCAATGCGGCTCCCAAAACCCTTGTCATATAAAAGAAAAAGCCAAATTTGTTAAAGGAGAAAAAGGCTGGAGTGTGGTAGAGGAATGATAAATCTAAAAGATTTTAATTACGGTGAGCTTGAGAGATGGGTAAGACAGCAGGGCTGGAAAAAGTTTAGAGCAAAACAGCTTGCCAAATGGATTTATAACAAGAAGGCCGCTTCATATGACGAAATGACAGACCTTTCTAAAGAAATCAGGAGCTATCTCAAAGAAAATACAAAATTAAATGCCCTTGAGCTTATAACATATGAAGCGTCAAAAGAAGATGGCAGTATAAAATTTTTGTGGAGACTGGAAGACGGACATACAGTAGAAACTGTTTTTATTCCTGAAAAAAATCACTATACCCTTTGTGTATCAACACAGGTTGGTTGTGCTGTAGGTTGCACCTTTTGTTATACAACAAAAGACGGTCTTATCAGAAACCTTACAACAGCAGAAATTATAGACCAGTATATACAGTCCCAGAGATTTGTTGGACTGGATAGAAGAATATCAAATGTAGTTTTTATGGGAATGGGAGAACCCCTTGCAAATTATGATAATGTTAAAAAAGCTGTCCAGATTATGACAGATGACAGAATGCTTGGCCTTTCAAACAGAAAAATAACAATATCTTCCAGTGGAATAATACATCAGATAAAAAGAATGTATGAGGACAAATCATTCCCTCAGGTTAGGCTTGCTGTGTCTTTAAATGCTGCAGACCAGGAAACAAGAGCTAAAATAATGCCTATTTCAGAGACAAATACCCTTGAAGACCTTATGGAAACCCTCAACTCATTACCTGTTAAAAATGGATACAGGATAATGCTGGAATATGTTCTTATAAAAGATATAAATGATAGACCTGAAGATGCCCATAAACTTGCCAGACTAATAGGGAAAAATAAAAAAAGATACAAAGTAAATCTGATACCATTTAATCCCCACCCAGGTTCACCATTTGAAAGACCTGATGAAGAAAGGGTTAATAAATTCCATCAAATACTCTGGCAGTATAATATCGGTGCATTTGTTAGATGGAGTAAAGGAAAAGATATATCTGCTGCCTGTGGACAGCTTAGAAAGAAAAATATAGAAGGAAAAAAGATAACTTTTATATCTCCCAAAAGTTTAAAAGTATAACAAAGGGGCAAAAGCCCCTTTTATATTAATGATGATGGTCTTTATCTTTTTTGCCGGTATAAAGTTCCTCAAATTCTTTTAACAGCTCAATCAATTTCTGTGTATATTTTGTGTCAACATTCTGTTTAACCTTCATAGCATAGAAAGAAAGCTGATGGATAAGCTCTACTTCTCTTAGATACTTATGATATTTATCTTTGTTTTCTGGACTAACAGGCTTTATTCTCTGGGTGAAAAAATACTGCCAAAGAATTTTTTTAAATTTTTCTGCATGCTTGTCCTTGTTTATTACCCATCTAACCAGCTGATTTTTTGAATAGGCATCTGTTTTTTTGCTTAACTCCTTGATTTTGCTTATGGATTTATCCATAGTAGCTATGTACTCGTAAAGCAGTGTAAACCTCGCCCCATCATCATAAATTCCACAGGGAATTTGGCAATGAGCATAAACATTGGTAGCAAAAAAACTACTAAAAACAATACCCAAAACCATAACAAACTTTTTCATATTAGAACCTCCCTTTTCTTTTCAAAAATACAGATTTATCTGGCAGGGTATTATAACTAAAATCATAAATCCTACATTTATAAAACAGTGTTTGATTTTTTTATGCTCCCTCAATTATAATATTCTGTCTAAAATCAAAAACTTACAGGAGAGGTGCGTAGATGAGTTTTTTAGAAGAATACAGGAAACATGTTGAAGAAAGAGCAAAACTTGGAATTCCACCATTACCACTTAACAAAAAACAGGTTGAGGAGCTTGTAGAACTTCTTCAACAGGTTCCAATAGTTGAAGAAGAGTTTCTTATGGACTTATTCCTTAACAGAGTTCCTCCAGGAGTTGATGATGCAGCATTTGTAAAAGCCAAATTCCTTGCTGACATCATTGAAGGCAAAGCAAAATCCCTTGCTATAACACCTGTTCATGCTGTTCAAATACTTGGAACAATGCTCGGTGGTTACAACGTTGAACCACTCGTAAAGGCACTTTCACACAAAGATGAAGAAATTGCAAAAGAAGCTGCAAAGGCTCTTAAAAATATTCTTCTTGTATATGACTACTTTAATGATGTTGTTGAACTTGCAAAAGAAGGAAATAAATATGCACAGGAAGTTTTAGAAAGTTGGGCTAACGCAGAATGGTTTACATCAAAAGAACCACTTCCAGAAAAAATAACTGTTACAGTTTTCAAAGTCCCAGGGGAAACAAATACAGACGACCTTTCTCCTGCAAGAGAAGCTTCAACAAGAAGTGATATTCCGCTACACGCACTTTCAATGCTTCAGGCAAAAATGCCAGATGCTATACAAAAAATTCAAGAACTTAAGAAAAAAGGCCATCCAGTTGCTTTCGTGGGTGATGTTGTTGGAACAGGTTCTTCAAGAAAATCTGCAACAAACTCTCTTATGTGGTGGATAGGTGAAGACATTCCTTACGTTCCAAATAAAAGAAGAGGTGGTGTTGTAATAGGTGGAGTTATAGCTCCAATTTTCTTCAACACATGGGAAGACTCTGGTGGACTTCCAATAATAGCTGATGTTTCAAAACTTGAAACTGGAGATGTTATAGATATCTATCCATACGAAGGAAAAATTGTTAAAAATGGTGAAGTTGTTGCTACATTTGAGCTTAAGCCTAATACACTTCCAGATGAAGTTAGAGCAGGCGGAAGAATTCCATTAATCATTGGAAGAAACCTCACAAGAAAAGCAAGAGAAGCCCTTGGAATGCCTGAAGAAAATATCTTTATCAGACCTGAGCAACCACCTGAAAAGGAAGGTGTTGGATACACACTTGCTCAGAAAATAGTAGGTAGAGCCTGTGGAATGGAAGGTGTAAGACCTGGAATGTATGTTGAGCCTCAGGTTCTTACAGTAGGTTCACAGGATACAACAGGAGCAATGACCAGAGATGAGATAAAAGAGCTTGCTGCTTTATCTTTTGGTGCTGACCTTGTAATGCAGTCTTTCTGTCATACAGCAGCATATCCAAAACCAGCTGATGTTAAACTCCAGCTTACACTTCCACAGTTCATCATAAAAAGAGGTGGTGTATCCCTCAGACCTGGTGATGGTGTTATCCACTCATGGCTTAACAGAATGGTTCTCCCTGATACAGTTGGAACAGGTGGAGACTCCCACACAAGATTTCCAATAGGAATATCTTTCCCAGCAGGTTCAGGACTTGTTGCATTTGCTGCTGTTACAGGAACAATGCCTCTTAATATGCCAGAGTCAGTTCTGGTTAGATTTAAAGGCGAAATACAGCCAGGTATAACAGTTAGAGACCTTGTTAATGCAATTCCTTACTTTGCTATAAAACAGGGACTTTTAACTGTTGAAAAACAAGGTAAGAAAAATATCTTCGCAGGAAGAATTCTTGAGATAGAAGGACTTGAAAATCTCAAAGTTGAACAGGCATTTGAGCTTTCTGATGCATCTGCAGAAAGAAGTGCTGCTGCATGCACAGTTAAATTAAACAAAGAGCCTGTTATCGAGTATATCCAGTCAAATATCGCTCTCCTTGAAAAAATGATAGAAGCTGGATATCAGGATGCAAGAACACTCCAGAGAAGAATAGATAAAATGAAAGCATGGCTTGACAACCCTGAGCTCCTTGAAGCTGACGAAAATGCTGAATACGCAGCTGTTATAGAAATAGACCTGAATGAGATTAAAGAGCCAATCCTTGCATGTCCAAACGACCCAGATGATGTTGCTACACTTTCAGAAGTTCTTGCAGATGAAAGAAGACCTAAGAATATAGATGAGGTATTTGTTGGTTCTTGTATGACAAATATAGGACACTTTAGAGCTGTTGGAGAAATCCTCAGAGGAGAAGGACAGGTTCCAACAAGACTGTGGATTGTTCCACCAACTAAAATGGACGAAAGAAGACTTGTTGAAGAAGGATACTACAATATCTACGGTGTAGCAGGAGCAAGGACAGAAGTTCCAGGATGCTCACTCTGTATGGGTAATCAGGCAAGGGTCAGAGACGGTGCTGTTGTAATGTCCACATCCACAAGAAACTTTGATAACAGAATGGGTAAAGATGCAAAAGTTTACCTTGGTTCTGCAGAAATATCTGCTATCTGTGCTATACTTGGAAGACTTCCAACAGTTGAGGAATACCACAAGTTTATGGAAGAAAAGATTGCAGGAAAAGAGGATAAAGTCTATAAATTCCTCAACTTCCATGAACTTCCTGAAGAAGAACTGGACATCCTTGTAGCTGACGCTTTATATACTTTCTAATCAAGGAAGGGGCAAAAGCCCCTTCTTTTTATAAATCTGCAAATCTTTTTCATCCAATATAAAATCCCCATTTTTTCCAATCTAATATTTAATCCCCTGTTAAAAATAGATGTTGTAAATCATCCTTTTGGCAAATAATTTGTTATATAGATTAAAAAAAATATCGAGGAGATGAGCCATGGGAGATTTTGCTAAAAATATCACTGTAAATGGAAATAGCTACAAAATTTATAGTCTGGAAAAATTAAATCAGCTTCACCCAGGAGTAGAAACACTTCCATTTTCAATAAGAGTTCTTGCAGAAAATATTATCAGAAAATTTGATGGCAGAGTTGTTACTGAAAAACATATAGAAGAGATAGCAACCTGGAAAAAGCGTTATGACACACCTGTGGAAATTCCTTTCCATCCTGCAAGGGTTATAATGCAGGACTTTACAGGTGTTCCTGGGGTTGTTGACCTTGCGGCAATGAGAGATGCAGCAAAAAAGCTGGGTATAGACCCTAAAAAAGTTAATCCCCTTGTCCCTGTTGACCTTGTTATAGACCACTCTATTCAGATTGATTTTTTTGGAACTGAAGAGGCTCTAAAGAAAAATCTTGAGATGGAATACAAAAGGAATAAAGAAAGATACCAGCTTCTTAAATGGGCTCAGAATGCATTTGATAACCTGAGAATATTCCCTCCAGGAAGCGGTATTATCCATCAGGTAAACCTTGAGTATATCGCACAGGTTGTTATGAAATCTCAGGAAAATGGGGAAACTGTAGCATATCCGGACACACTCGTTGGAACAGACTCCCACACAACAATGATAAATGGTCTTGGTGTGCTTGGATGGGGTGTTGGTGGTATTGAGGCTGAAGCTGTAATGCTTGGACAACCTTATTATATGAAAATTCCAGAGGTTATCGGAGTTAAACTGACAGGGGAACTTCCTGAAGGTGCAACAACAACAGACCTTGTTTTAACAATAACCCAAAAACTTAGAGAATATGGCGTTGTTGAAAAATTTGTGGAATTCTTCGGTGAAGGTGTTAAGAAGTTATCCCTTCCAGACAGGGCAACTATTGCAAACATGGCTCCAGAATACGGAGCAACAATGGGATTTTTCCCTGTTGATGAGGAAACTATAAACTTCCTAAAACTCACAAACAGAAAAGAAGCAGCTGAGCTTGTTGAGGCTTATACAAAGGAAAATATGCTATTCTACGACGGTAAAAATGACCCTGATTATACAGATATTATAGAGATAGATATGTCTCAGGTTGAACCTTCCCTGGCAGGACCCTCAAGACCACAGGACAGAGTTAATCTTAAAGATATGAAAAAAACCTTCATAGACTTGCTTAACTGTAACTACAACAGAGAAATTGATATAAAAGAAATCACAGCCTTTGAAGATGAAGCAGGCAAAGATATGGAAATTGGCGAATGTAGAATACACAAAGGTAAGAAAATAGCCAAAATCAATCTTGATGGTGAGGAAGTAGTTATTGGAGATGGCTCGGTTGTAATTGCTTCAATAACTTCCTGCACAAATACCTCTAACCCTTCTGTTCTAATAGGGGCTGGTCTACTTGCTAAAAAAGCTGTTGAAAAAGGTTTATCAGTCAAACCTTATGTAAAAACATCCCTTGCCCCCGGTTCCCGTGTTGTTGAGGGATACCTGAAAAAAGCAGGACTGCTTCCTTATCTGGAAGCTTTAAGATTTCATATTGTTGGATTTGGTTGCACAACCTGTATTGGAAACAGCGGTCCTTTACACCCAGAAATAGAAAAAGCGATTAAAGAAAATGACCTTATTGTATCCGCAGTTCTATCAGGAAACAGAAACTTTGAGGCACGAATTCACCCTGATGTGAAGGCAAACTGGCTTGCTTCTCCATTACTGGTCGTTGCCTATGCAATCGCAGGTAGAACAGATATAGACCTGACAACAGAGCCTATAGGCAAAGACCCAAACGGAAATCCTGTATATCTGAAGGATATCTGGCCTTCTCAGGAAGAGATTAAACAAATCATAAATCAGGTTCTGGATGAAAAAGTATTTGAAGAAAAATACAAAGATATCCTTCTTGGAGATGAATACTGGCAGGCTCTTGAAGCTCCTACAGGAGAAACATTTGAATGGGACCCAGCATCTACATATATAAGAAAACCTCCTTACTTTGATAACTTTACAGTAGAAGTTAATCCTCCTACCGATATCAAAGGAGCAAGGGTTCTTGAACTGCTTGGAGACAGTGTAACAACTGACCATATCTCCCCTGCAGGTAAAATCCCACCAGAATATCCAGCAGGAAAATATCTCCTTGAACATGGGGTTCCAGTTGAGGAGTTTAACTCATACGGCGCAAGAAGAGGAAATCATGAAGTTATGGTAAGAGGAACTTTTGCAAATGTTCGTATCAAAAACAAACTGGTTGCACCAAAGGAAGGTGGATATACGCTGAAATTTCCTGAGAAAAAAGAGATGTTTGTTTATGATGCAGCAGTTGAATATGCAAAAGAAGGAGTTCCTCTTATTGTTCTTGGCGGAAAAGAATACGGAACAGGTTCTTCAAGGGACTGGGCAGCAAAAGGAACACAGCTTCTTGGTGTTAAAGCAGTAATTGTTAAATCATTTGAAAGAATACACAGGTCTAACCTTGTTGGAATGGGAGTTTTACCACTGGTGTTCAAAGAAGGAGAAGGCTGGGAAGAGCTGGGACTTGATGGCTCAGAAACTTATGAGATTATCGGTATAGAAGATATGAAACCTGGAAAAGAATTAATTGTAAGAGCAACAAAAGAAAATGGTGAAATTGTAGAATTTAAAGTAATCTCCAGACTGGATACTGTAGTTGATGTTGAGTATTTCCAAAATGGTGGAATACTGCCAATGGTTCTGAGAAAAATAATCAGAGAAAGTTAACCTTCAGGGTAGGTTATATAACCTGCCCTTTTAGAAGAAAATTTCCTACCTATTATAAAAGGCTTTTAGTGTATATATTTTTTTTATATGTCTATTGCTCCTTTCAATTTTTTTGATAAAGTTTTTTTCAGTAATCTATAAAAATATTTGGCAATTTGATAATAGATATATAAAATAAAAGTTATCAGAACCTAAAAGTAAATAAAAAGGAGAAGGAAAACCTTTGGCAAGGTTTCCCTTCTCATAGCGTGTTGCGGGGGAGAGTAGGGGGGATAAATTCTAAATAAATATTTTAAAACATATCAGTAATAATTACTACTCTTATTATTTTTATTTCCAAAATAGACAAATTTTCTAACAACAAAGTTATCAAGTTCATTGCTCTAATCTTTATATAAGAATACTCTTATTATCCTCCCCACAGGATGTATTAATAATTAATAATAAGACAAATTTTCTTTTTTTGCATTATTTTTAATAAACTGCTATTCTTAGTTTTTCGTATTATTTAAAAGCATCCATAAATACTATTTACTACTTCTATAAACAGGTAATACATTTACTTTTACAGCTTTAAATCTTGCTGTTTTTACGAAGAAGTCTGCTTCATCTCCAAACAGAAAGTTAATTTTACTTTTTGCAAAATGAAAAGTTGTATATAAAGTTCCTTTTTTTAGCCACGGAACATACTCAATGTTTAGAACTTCTGACTTTCCATATTGGGATTTTAGAATTGCTTTCTGTGCATCATTGAGCCTTTCCCTATCTTCTTCGCTTACAAACAGCTTATCTTCATTCATTTTTGATATAAGAGATATACACTCTTTAGTCTGGGCGGCGTTGTTGTAATGGATTAAGGCTCTTCCTGTAGTGAGATAGAAATCAGAAAATCCATCCTCTTCCAGTAGTTCGGCAACCATTCCCCGTTTTTCCCATTGTTTATAATGAAACTTTCCATATCCATCTGGTGTCCTGAATTTGTCTATATGCAGTATAGGAGTATCTTCTTCTTTAACAGGCCATTGTAATCCCTTTAGCCTATTTTGTTTGAGTTTTTCATAAGAAGCTCCTGAAAATCTTTCTGGTGCTTCTTTTCTTACTTCGTTCCATACATCCTCAGAATTTTTATAAAATGTATTTATTCCCATTCTTTTGGCTATTTCATCTAAAACCTGCCAGTCATCAGGCAGGTCTGAGTTTATAACAGGCTGAGATAGATGAAGCCTTCTTTCTGCATTCACATAAACACCTTCTTTTTCGTAAGCACTTTTTACTCCGAAAATAATATCTGCATACTCTGTAATCTCATTTGGAAATAGTTCATTTACAACCAAAAGCTCAAGCTGGTTTAAAGCTCTATGGATTTTATTCTGGTTAGGGTGTATATGGGCAATGTCCTCGCCTATGTTATAAATGGCTTTTATATTTCCTTCTAAGATTGCATCTATGATATCAGGGGTCATCAAACCTATTTCCTCTGGTGTCCTGTAATCAGGGTCGTAGTATGGCAGACAGCCCATATCACAGGCACCCTGAACATTATTCTGTCCCCGAAGTGGCATAAGTCCTGCACCTTTTTTCCCGATATTTCCTGTTAAAAGGGCAAGATGAGTAATTGCCATTACTGTATAACTACCATCTATATGCTCGGTAACTCCGAGCCCCCAGAGTATCATGGATTTTTTTGTGGCATACAGTCTTGCAACCTGACGTATTTTTTCTGGTAAGTCCTCATATCCTTTGATTTTTAGAAACAGGTCAGGGTCTGCATAAGGGTCATTAAGTATTTTTTCTTTATACTCTTCAAATCCTTTTACCCTTTCTTTTATAAACTGCTTATTGTAAAGATTTTCTTCTATAATAACCCTTGCCATCATATTCAGGACAAGGAGATTGGTTTCAAAGGGAATAGTGAGCTGATAGGTAGCAAATTTTGATAAGGGTATCTCCCTGACATCTATTACTGCAAGGGGAATTCCTTCCCTGACCACATCCAGAATTCTGTTTGCCACAATAGGATGTGCTTCTGTTGTGTTTGAGCCTATCACAATTAAAAATTCTGTGTTGTAAATATCGTTAAATGGATTTGTTGCAGCACCTTCTCCGATAGTTGTTCTCATTCCCTTCAGGGACGGAGAATGACAGACACGTGCACAGTTATCAATATGTGGAGAACCTATATACCTTCTAATAAATTTCTGAAAGTAATAGGCACTTTCACAGTTTGTTCGTGCTCCACCTATACCTGCTATTGCGTAAGGAGAATATTTTTCTTTAATCTGAGTTAATTTCCATGCAGCTATATCATAAGCAAGGTCAAAATCTGCTTCATAAAATTTCTGGTCAAAATCAATTAGTGTGTTTAATCTACCCTTTATATAAGATGGGAAAAACTCCTTATTCTTTTCTATAAACTCCTTTTTTATTCTGGGTTTTTTTATCCTATAAGGAGAATATAGATACTCCCAGCCTTTACGACCTTTTATACATAGCTTTCCAAGGGATACTTCCCCTTCCTTTTTTGCAAAGGCTTTTATGATTTGACCATCATCAAGGCTGAAGGATATATCACAGCCTACACCACAATAGGTGCATACTGTATCTATAATCAAGATTTTTTCTCCTTTGGGAAAAGATGATTAGAAAATATTATATTGGAAGAATGAAAATAAAATATGATTTTTCTGATTGAAAGGAAAATAAAAAAGGGGCTTCAAAGCCCCTTTTGATTTATGTTGTTGAGCCTTCTTCGTCTAAGTAAAGCTCTCTGAATACTTCATCTTTAATCTGCTCGTTTTCTCCTCTGAAACCTGGCATAGCTTCTATTCTGTACCATGCAGAACGATACCATATATCTGATGGTCCTTTGTTTACAGGTGCCACCTTCTGTGCCCTTGTTTCTTTGTGGTATTCCCAGTTCATATATGCATTAAAGTCCTGAACAATATCTGTGATAACCATTCCGTAGTCATTTAATAAAGCCTTCTGGAACTGCTGCCATCTGTTTAGAGAAGAATCTCTCAGGGTTAATCCAAAGTATCCTGCTGAACCTTCCCCTTTAAGTGCAGCAATTCCTCTTGCAATAAATGCTTTAAATGCTTTAACTGTTTCTGGTGGGTCTGTTATAAACACATCAAAGGCACCTATCCATTCTTCTGGGAATGGATTTCTCAGGTCAAATCGGATTGCTTCAGCATTATCTATTCCAAGCTCTTTGAATATTCTGTTATCAAAATCAATCGCCCTTTCATCAATATCAAGTATAAGAACTCTTCTTGCAAGACCTGTTAAAGCAACTGCAAGACCTGTAAGGTCGTCCTCTGCTCCCATTACAAGAATATCTCTGTTTCTAAGGTCTTCCCTTGAATCAAGGAAAAGAATTCTTGAGATTGTTGTTTCAGGGGTAACAGAACCCTGGTCATACTCCTGAATAGCTTTTGGTCTGTCTTTTGCCAGCTCAACAAATGTTCTATACCAGTCTTTGTTAGCATAAAAAGGAATTCCTCTTCCTTCACATGCCTGACATGTGTAATCAACATAAGGTGGAATGTTTAACTCTTTTATAAGATTAAATCCCTTTTCTGTAATATAAAGCTCATCATTTTCAACTTTTACAAAACCTTCTTCAATAAGACCTTTTACTATTTCTGAGGCTGCTGGAACTGGAAGGTCTGAATAGTCAACAACTTTCCAGAAGTCTGATGTTACCTGCAGTGCAGCAAGAACCCTCTCAACGTTTCTTGGAATAAGCTTAATATTTGTTTTCTCAGTAGCTCTGTCAGCAATTTTTTTCAAAATTTCTGCCAATTGTTTACCTCCTTAAGATTTTTTTATCATATCCTGAATAAATTGCGGCAGTGCAAAAAGACAAGCATATATGCTATCACAAAAGTATTTAGTTTTCAATTGCTTAACCCTTTCTGTATTTCTGGTGGTATCGGTTATATCTATGAAATCTGAAGCTATAGTAAAACTCCACATCCCTGATGGATATGTTGGGACATAAGCCAGATAAACACCTGTATTTCTAAATACTTTTCTTATCTGGGATACTGCATTTTTAAAATAATTTTCCTGTAATATAGGGGACTCCGTCTGGGCAACCATAATTCCTTTGTCTCTGAGAGACGATTTTACTTTCTTATAAAACTCCTCACTGAAAAGCACCTCAGAAGCTCCAACAGGGTCAGAGGAGTCCATTATGATTACATCGTAATAGTTTTTTCTTTCTTCTAAGAAAGTATTTCCATCTTCTATAAATATTTTTACTTTAGGGTCTTTTAATTTTTCTGATATGGTAGGGAAGTATTTTTCAGAAACAATGATTACTTCTTCATCTATCTCACATAAATGAACCTCTTCAACAGATGGGTGTTTTAAAACTTCTCTAACTGTTCCTCCATCACCACCGCCTATAACAAGCACTCTTTTCGGCTCTGGATGCATAACCATAGCAGGATGTGCCAGCATCTCGTGGTAAATAAACTCATCTTTCTCTGTGGTCTGAACAAGCCCGTCAAGTATAAGCACTTTCCCAAACTGTGGTGTGTCTAAAACAACTATTTCCTGATATTTTGATTTAATTTTTTTAACCTCATCTGCCTTAATTGTGAGGCCTACGCCGTCTGTCCAGTATTCAGTGAACCATATCAATATTCCAAACCTCCTAAGGTTTTACGATTACACATCTATATCCTGTTGGGATATATTTTTTCCATGTTTCAAGTATCTGTTTTTTAGTAACTTTATTTAT of Persephonella sp. IF05-L8 contains these proteins:
- a CDS encoding bis-aminopropyl spermidine synthase family protein; this translates as MAEILKKIADRATEKTNIKLIPRNVERVLAALQVTSDFWKVVDYSDLPVPAASEIVKGLIEEGFVKVENDELYITEKGFNLIKELNIPPYVDYTCQACEGRGIPFYANKDWYRTFVELAKDRPKAIQEYDQGSVTPETTISRILFLDSREDLRNRDILVMGAEDDLTGLAVALTGLARRVLILDIDERAIDFDNRIFKELGIDNAEAIRFDLRNPFPEEWIGAFDVFITDPPETVKAFKAFIARGIAALKGEGSAGYFGLTLRDSSLNRWQQFQKALLNDYGMVITDIVQDFNAYMNWEYHKETRAQKVAPVNKGPSDIWYRSAWYRIEAMPGFRGENEQIKDEVFRELYLDEEGSTT
- the speE gene encoding polyamine aminopropyltransferase encodes the protein MIWFTEYWTDGVGLTIKADEVKKIKSKYQEIVVLDTPQFGKVLILDGLVQTTEKDEFIYHEMLAHPAMVMHPEPKRVLVIGGGDGGTVREVLKHPSVEEVHLCEIDEEVIIVSEKYFPTISEKLKDPKVKIFIEDGNTFLEERKNYYDVIIMDSSDPVGASEVLFSEEFYKKVKSSLRDKGIMVAQTESPILQENYFKNAVSQIRKVFRNTGVYLAYVPTYPSGMWSFTIASDFIDITDTTRNTERVKQLKTKYFCDSIYACLFALPQFIQDMIKKS